One part of the Tenacibaculum sp. 190130A14a genome encodes these proteins:
- a CDS encoding DUF3467 domain-containing protein, giving the protein MDEKKEPQLNIELDQEIAEGTYSNLAIINHSVSEFIVDFINIMPGVPKAKVKSRIILTPQHAKRLSKALADNVRKFEQAHGEIKDYEQPPIPMNFGGTTGEA; this is encoded by the coding sequence ATGGACGAAAAAAAAGAACCACAATTAAATATTGAATTAGACCAAGAAATTGCAGAAGGAACTTACAGTAATCTTGCGATTATAAATCATTCGGTATCTGAATTTATTGTTGATTTTATAAATATTATGCCTGGAGTTCCAAAGGCAAAAGTAAAATCTAGAATAATTTTAACACCACAGCATGCGAAACGTTTATCGAAAGCATTGGCAGACAATGTAAGAAAGTTTGAGCAAGCACATGGAGAAATTAAAGACTATGAACAACCTCCAATTCCTATGAATTTTGGTGGAACTACTGGAGAAGCATAA